CGTACAACGGGTCAAGGTGACCAATTGGTGTGCGTGAAAGGGCCTGAAGAACGGTGGGATGGGCGTTGGAGGGTCCGGGACCCAGCAACAGACGGTCGGGTGTGTCAATCGGACCGATGGAAGATCGATGGCACGAGTCAACCGAAAGGTGAGGGTGTGTCATCGGCGAAGCCGGAACCGGAAATCAATGGCGAGAAGCCTACGCATCAATCGGGCAAAAATTGGTCGTGAACGAACACTCCGACGCTGCTTGAAATGATTCGGAGACTTTTAATCAGCGCTGACGCACATCACTTGCGGCAAGTCCAGAGGCCATGTGCTCGAACGGCTGACGCACAAGTGCGCAGCGATCCTGACGAACACCCTCGTTCAGAAGGCGCTCACAGAGGACATCAGCAAGAAGCACCATGCTCCTGACGGTCGGCCCAGTAGGAACACCAAGAGACTTGTAGGTATCGTCCAGCCCGTTCAAGACCCGCTCGTTGAGGATGGTGCTATCGCCCGCGATCAAGGAGTAGCTGGCATAGCGAAGGAAATAATCCATATCTCTCAGACAAGCTGCCAAGCGACGGGTTGTATAAGCATTTCCACCGGGAAGCAACAGCTCAGGGTCCGCCTGAAAAAGCCTTTGACTGGCCTCGCGCACCAGATCCGAGGCTTCACGGTTGATGATTTCAACAGCTAAGACGCGCACTTCGGCTTCGTCGAAGTAGCTCTCGATGCGATTAATCGCAGAACGATCGAGATAGCGACCCAGCTGGTCGTACTGGCCGATCAGTCCGGTGATGGCATCGCGCATGCAAGCCCTGTCCACGTTGGTTGGAAGGTAACACCGACAACGCGTTGAAACCTGCTCCAGCAAAGGCGATCACGGCAATCTGACAGAAACGGTTACTAAGAGCCTTCAGAGAGGCAGCCACGAAGACGGAAAGCCAAAAGGTGCCCGTTGATACAAAACCGCTGCGGATCGATATCTACGGTCGTGGCGATTTGTATGGGCTCCATTCCCCGCCATGGCCAAAACCGCCCAGGACGTGCTTCGTCAGATCAAAGATGAAGGCATCGAACTGATCGACCTCAAGTTCACGGACCTGCACGGTAAGTGGCAGCACCTGACTGTCTGCCAGGACCTGATCGAGCCTGAATCCTTCACAGAAGGCTTGGCCTTCGATGGCTCCTCAATCAGGGGCTGGAAAGCGATCAACGCCTCCGACATGGCGATGGTGCCCGATCCGGCAACCGCTTGGATCGATCCGTTTTACAGGCATAAAACTCTGAGCATGATCTGCTCAATTCAGGATCCGCGCACGGGAGATGCCTACGAACGGTGTCCTAGGGCTCTTGCCCAGAAAGCTCTGGCTTACCTGGCCAGCACGGGGCTCGCAGACACTGCGTTCTTTGGACCGGAACCAGAGTTTTTTCTATTCGACGACGTTCGCTACAACTCTGCTGAGGGAGGATCTTTTTACAGCGTTGACACCATCGAAGCAGGCTGGAACACAGGCCGCATCGAAGAAGGCGGCAACCTTGCCTACAAGATTCAGGACAAGGAGGGTTATTTCCCCGTCGCGCCGAACGACACCGCCCAGGACATCCGATCGGAAATGCTCCTGATGATGGCTCAACTGGGCATTCCGATCGAAAAGCACCACCACGAAGTGGCAGGAGCAGGTCAGCACGAACTGGGTATGAAATTCGCCGAGCTGATTCAGGCCGCCGATAACGTGATGATCTACAAGTACATCGTGCGGAATGTCGCCAAGAAGTACGGCAAGACAGCCACTTTCATGCCAAAGCCGGTCTTCAACGACAACGGATCAGGCATGCACGTGCATCAGAGTCTTTGGAAAGATGGTCAGCCTCTGTTCTTCGGGGAAGGGACCTACGCAAATCTGTCCCAGACAGCACGCTGGTACATCGGCGGCATCCTCAAGCATGCGCCCTCATTCCTGGCCTTCACCAACCCAACGACCAACAGCTACAAGCGACTGGTTCCAGGCTTTGAAGCCCCGGTGAATCTGGTTTATTCGGAAGGCAACCGCTCTGCGGCCGTTCGCATTCCACTCACGGGACCCAGCCCAAAAGCCAAGCGGCTTGAATTCCGCTCCGGGGACGCACTGGCCAATCCCTACATCGCCTTCAGCGCGATGATGATGGCTGGCATCGACGGAATCAAGAATCAGATCGACCCCGGCGAGGGAGTGGACGTTGACCTATTCGAACTCGCTGCTGAGGAGCTCAAGAAAATTGCCACTGTTCCAGCATCCCTGAATGGGGCGCTCGAAGCCCTGAACGCAGATCACCAATATTTGCTAGAGGGCGGAGTCTTCACCAAGGACTTCATCGACAATTGGATTGACCTGAAATACGAAGAGGTACAGCAGCTTCGCCAGCGTCCGCACCCCCATGAATTTGTGATGTATTACGACGCATGATCCATTGGCCCATAAATATTAAGTAACAGATCTCTCAACCGAATCATGCATTCATCACTGTCCCCGCAAGGGGACATTTTTATGACCCATTCGCCTGGCTTTGCCATTAACTTGAATCAATTGAAATCTCTTAAATTTCAAGCGAACCGCGCAGTATGACTTTGTCGTAAATCTGACGCAATGCAGAAACAAAGTTCATCAAGTTTGCAGGTAATCTGAGTTGAAAATGGACTAAAAATGAAAAAGCTATTCGCTATCACGGTCATTGGACTCGTTGCATCCGCGGCTTCATCCTGCTCGTCGCAACAAACTGCATGGTGCTCGCTTGAATGGCCGGAAACCGAAAAGTCAATTCTTTCTGGTGACTGCAGCTTCGAAGACAAGACAGGAAAAAACAATGATGCAACTATTGACTTTTATTCAAAGGATTACAGCTTTGTGTTTCCCAATTCGAACAACGGCAAAAACTATGAGCGAGAAAATACTAAAGCATCAGTTCGCTTCAGCCACAATGATTATATCTTAACTATTTATCCAGATGG
Above is a window of Synechococcus sp. BIOS-U3-1 DNA encoding:
- a CDS encoding allophycocyanin subunit beta: MRDAITGLIGQYDQLGRYLDRSAINRIESYFDEAEVRVLAVEIINREASDLVREASQRLFQADPELLLPGGNAYTTRRLAACLRDMDYFLRYASYSLIAGDSTILNERVLNGLDDTYKSLGVPTGPTVRSMVLLADVLCERLLNEGVRQDRCALVRQPFEHMASGLAASDVRQR
- the glnA gene encoding type I glutamate--ammonia ligase; translated protein: MAKTAQDVLRQIKDEGIELIDLKFTDLHGKWQHLTVCQDLIEPESFTEGLAFDGSSIRGWKAINASDMAMVPDPATAWIDPFYRHKTLSMICSIQDPRTGDAYERCPRALAQKALAYLASTGLADTAFFGPEPEFFLFDDVRYNSAEGGSFYSVDTIEAGWNTGRIEEGGNLAYKIQDKEGYFPVAPNDTAQDIRSEMLLMMAQLGIPIEKHHHEVAGAGQHELGMKFAELIQAADNVMIYKYIVRNVAKKYGKTATFMPKPVFNDNGSGMHVHQSLWKDGQPLFFGEGTYANLSQTARWYIGGILKHAPSFLAFTNPTTNSYKRLVPGFEAPVNLVYSEGNRSAAVRIPLTGPSPKAKRLEFRSGDALANPYIAFSAMMMAGIDGIKNQIDPGEGVDVDLFELAAEELKKIATVPASLNGALEALNADHQYLLEGGVFTKDFIDNWIDLKYEEVQQLRQRPHPHEFVMYYDA